The DNA window CCCGCCCTAAGTGCTCGGTACAACACTTTGAAACAGTCTGCCATCAAAGCCTGATATTGAATCAATGTCTTTTTCTGCGCTTCATTTGTTATAGCTTCCTCAAGTTGATTTGTTGTAACGCCAAGCCAGGTTTCAGTAATGAAATTCAACTCAGAATACATTAGGTTTCCGCCAAAAGGAGGATCAACAAACACGTAATTAATGCAGCCTTCGGGAAGGCTTACAGAAGATCCCGATTGGCTCGAAATAACATTTCTGCTGTTTTTCCAACTAGATTTGATTCTCCTGTCCTTCAGAAGCTCTAGCGCACTCTGTTCGACAGATTCTGAAGAAATATAGAGCGTTCCTGATAGTGGTCCGTTAACCCGGCCATTTACATTGTGATTGTTGATAATGAATCGGTTTAGCTTTGTTGCATTGCGGGAAATAAACGAAGTCAGTATCCACCTTTCCTTAGGCCTAAGACGATCCCACATAGCGGATAGCATCAGTAAATTCCTCTTATGATAAAAATGGTGAGTATGCGTTATCCCCTCATGGTACCCGGCTCTCCACGAGTCACCCCATTGACTACCTTTTCCAAGAAAAAGCTTCGTTGGAACAGCTAAATCAAAGTCGAGTGATTCAGTTTTCTTTGCCAAACACTTATCGTATGAGTTTGTACGTCTGCGAATTTTTGATTTTCCTTGAAAAAAGCAAACATAGGCAGGCTCAGATTTGGGCTGCGAAATCACTGAAGACAATGTATGGTCGAAACGGTTGGAGAGTTCTTTCTTTGCAGTGCTCTTGCTGACGTTCGCTCCACATTGCGGGCAGTTGAAGGCATCTAGGGCCTTTCCTTCGCCTACAAGCATTGTGTGGTCGAACGATGATAAGCCTGCACTGCAATTGTTGCAGATTAGAAAATCGGTCCATACAATAAAATTTAATTTTCTAATTCGGATGAGACTATTGCTTACGCCGGCTCTTGCGCACAATGAATTTTCTGACGACAGAAGATCTCTACATTCTTTTGGTGTTGTACACGCCTCTAGCTGTTCGTTTATTTTCTCTAATTCGTCATCTGATGCACCTTCAATAGTTGAATGCATCCAGCCCAGAGAACTCTCAATTTCTCTATATAAAGCCGCTATTGTCTTGCTGACGGCTTCTGCATCCATGTCGTCATTGAAACGCGAGGCGATGAAGGTAGCAGCCGATGACAGATCATTTAATACCGCCTTACGAGCACCCAACTTTGAAAACGGGCGCCAAACCTTATTACTATTTTCATCCATTTCTTCCCGCAAAATGGTTCCATTCGGCTTCACCTGGTAGCCGAGGGACCTGACCACTTCGACGTCACCACACATCTGCGCAGCGACACCTGTCATGCCGGATCCACAGAAGCCGTCTAGTACAATGTCACCAGGTTGCGTGTAATGTAAGATATACCGCATGATGGCCTTGTGCGGCACCTTGGTGTGGTAGGAGTGCGCGTTGTAGATTGGGTCGTTCTTGCCCTCACTCACGTTGGCCGCAAAGGGTTCACGGGGGTAGTGATTCCCTACGGGTGTTTCGGATTGTTGCGTCTGCCACTCGATGATGAAATCTACGATCCACGGATTAGGACATGCCGTGTAGTATGGCGGGTCCGAGAGTGCCAAAATGTCCTCGTCCTCCCCATGAGGAAAGCCATCGATTCTGCGGAATTCAGGATCCTTCAGCTTCTTTGCCAGTTCTCCCAGGAAGTAATCCCGGCGCGCGTCATCGTTCGGGAACTTCCTGCCGAGGCATTCGACCGGCTGGCAACTCTTGGCGTCCAGTTCTTCCTCGTAGGACCTCTCGATGAAGTCCTGCTGCCCGGAGGGGTCTCGAAACATCATCTTGGTCGATTCGGTTTTCTTCTTCCTCGGCATAAAAAACTCCTGAAGGCTACTCTTTGATGGCGACGCTCCCACCACGTCCTTTGCCGGGGAAAATCCGGCCTTGAGCTAATAGCTGATCCTTTGCGGCGATGTACTTCGCATCGTCCCATCCAAGCTGGTCGCGCAGGGAGTGGTTGCCGGACCTGCCACCCATTTCCAGCAATACGGACAATAAGCGGTCACAATCTTCTTCTGACGCATCGGAGGCAGTCGGCGCTGCGGCAGATGTGGGTTCGTCGCCATTCGGAGACGGCACTTCTGACGAGGACAGCGCCTGTGTTGCCTCCCGCGAGAGAATCACCTGACGGGCCCCGAGTGCAGCATAGTCCGAAGGGTTGCAAGTCAGCACGATGACTTGCAGGCCACGCGTTGCTCCGAGGTCCAACATCCTCTGCAGGACTTGAACCCTTTGGGGGTCGGAATAGGCAAAGGCATCATCGAATACGACCGGAAGAACCCCATCGTGCTCCGCGGCGAGCAGTTCGGCGATGGCCAGGCGGACCGCCGCGGCGACCTGCTCGCGGGTGCCCCCGCTCAGGGCATCAAACGCCGTGGCACCTGCCTGTGAGGATCGCACCAGTTCGATAGCTTTGAACGCATTGTCTTCAAAAGTGACCACCGCACGGGCGTTGGCACCGAACAGGCATTGCAGGTAGCCAGTGACCTTGTCCGCAAGCGGTTGAGAAAACCGATCAGCCAGGGCCTGCTGCTGTTCCTGGAAGAGGTCGTCAAGCAGGGCAATCGCAGACGCTTTGCGTGAGACCGATTGGAAATGCTCGCGCGCGGCATTCAGCCTCGCTTCGGCCTGGGCGAGAGATGCCTTCGGGTCCTCGGTGCCGTCCGAACGAAGCGTGGCCTGACTGACCGCCTTCGCGGTCTGAGCGCCTTCCCGTTGCTTGTTGGCTTCGTTTATCGATCGCTCCAGACGATCCCGGTCGGAAGTCAGCAGAGCGGGTTGCAGCTCTTCCAGTGCCTTCTGCGTCTTCGCGAATTCCTGCTCGGTATCCGCGAGGGACTTGCGGGTAGCTTCGATCGCTTCGCCGCGGCTAGCATCATCGCCATGATTCTGCAGGAGCAGGTCCAACTGCGCTTCGGACCCCGTCAGAGTTCGTTGATCCTCAGCGATACCCTCACGCAGAGTCGATAGCTGTCCGTCCAGCTCGGTCATCTGGCCATGGAGTGCGTCGCGCGTGGCCTTGAGACTGCTTTCATTGCCTTCCGCGTTCTGTACTGATTCGTCCTGCGCGTCCCGTAAAACCCTTGCCGCGGCCAAATTCTCGGGTGCATCGAGGGATTTGACGTTCTCCAGGCGACGGGTCACTTCGGCTTCCGCAGCGGTCAACTCGTCCTTCGCTGCTGACTGGGCATCCGCGGTCGCCTCGGGGTCCAACTCCTCAAGCGTCGATCCAGCACCGTCGATCTTCCCGCGCAGGTCCTCTCGCGCTGCGACGACCTCCGAAGCGCGCTTGGTCGATTCAATCCCATACTGGTCCAGAGTGCTCTGGAGCCGCACATTGAGCGAGCGGGCCGTCTCGCGAGCTTCACCCAGGCTGTCGCCGCCTCCGGGATGAATACGCAGGCATACGGAATCACCGACGTTTACATCGGTGGCCTCCGCGATCGTGCGACTTCCGCCGGTCTCAAGGGGCTGGTCCCCGACCCGGACCGCCTGGTCGGCTGAAACGATCTCGATTTCGGCAGCCATGGCATTGAGGGCGGCCCTGGCTTGTCCAAGCTCACTTTCGATCGCTTGGATCTCCTCGAGAGCATCCCTATCGATCTCGGGAAGTTCTGAGAGTCGACTGCGGTAGCCATCGATGTCGCTCTGCAGGGCCCGCACACGATCCAGACGTTTCTGGATTTCATCCAGCCTGGCCTGCTTCTCATATACGGACACGTAGGCTGTGGCCAAGTCGCGCCCGAGCCGCGCGTTTCGGGTGCCGATCTGGGCATCCTGTAGTTCGCGGTCGGCTTCTCCCGCGCGTTTGCGAAGGTCGGCGATTCTGGCTTCAGCTTGCGCGAGTTCCTCTTGCTTCGGCTTCAGGGCATCTTGGAGTTCGTCGATGCGTTTCCGTAACTCGACGATACTTTCCTCGGTCGTCTCCAGGGACCCCAGCTTGTCCTTCGCGGTTACGACGGTCGCCTCTTGCTCCCGCTCCACCTGCTGCAAGCCTTCCGCCTGCGAGATCTTCTCTCTGACTGCCTGCTGTTGCTTTCGAAGTTCCTCAAGATCCGATGCCGTGCGATGAAGGGTAGCTTCCGCGGTTTCGTAATCGCTCATGGCCAGCTGCAGCTTGCCCAGGCGTTCGGATGCCGTCGTATGGAGGGTTTCAGCTTTTCTGAGCTCGGTCTGGGCTCTTTCGAGATCGGAGCCGGCCTTGGCGCTCCCGGCCCTTACGAAGGTCTGCTCTCGTGCCTTGGCAAATCGATTGGCGACCTTTGCATCCAGCTCCGACTGCATGGCAACGGATCCGCCCGTGTCCTGAAGCCGTTGGAGTAATTCGGTCTGCTGCGATGCGGCGTGTTCCGCCGGGTTATCGCCACTCATGCCCTGCCAGACCCAGAGGTGGGCCCATTGCTCATTGA is part of the Opitutaceae bacterium genome and encodes:
- a CDS encoding AAA family ATPase, with the protein product MKLLSAAVRNYRLHRELTVEFDPLRTLIGGPNEVGKSTFIEAVHRGLFLKAKGTGAMHKSMASTLHAGHPEVGISFEAGGHTYTLRKRFSGQSGTTQLSEVGGQSWQGDDAEEKLASLLGSEDATGRSTASKINEQWAHLWVWQGMSGDNPAEHAASQQTELLQRLQDTGGSVAMQSELDAKVANRFAKAREQTFVRAGSAKAGSDLERAQTELRKAETLHTTASERLGKLQLAMSDYETAEATLHRTASDLEELRKQQQAVREKISQAEGLQQVEREQEATVVTAKDKLGSLETTEESIVELRKRIDELQDALKPKQEELAQAEARIADLRKRAGEADRELQDAQIGTRNARLGRDLATAYVSVYEKQARLDEIQKRLDRVRALQSDIDGYRSRLSELPEIDRDALEEIQAIESELGQARAALNAMAAEIEIVSADQAVRVGDQPLETGGSRTIAEATDVNVGDSVCLRIHPGGGDSLGEARETARSLNVRLQSTLDQYGIESTKRASEVVAAREDLRGKIDGAGSTLEELDPEATADAQSAAKDELTAAEAEVTRRLENVKSLDAPENLAAARVLRDAQDESVQNAEGNESSLKATRDALHGQMTELDGQLSTLREGIAEDQRTLTGSEAQLDLLLQNHGDDASRGEAIEATRKSLADTEQEFAKTQKALEELQPALLTSDRDRLERSINEANKQREGAQTAKAVSQATLRSDGTEDPKASLAQAEARLNAAREHFQSVSRKASAIALLDDLFQEQQQALADRFSQPLADKVTGYLQCLFGANARAVVTFEDNAFKAIELVRSSQAGATAFDALSGGTREQVAAAVRLAIAELLAAEHDGVLPVVFDDAFAYSDPQRVQVLQRMLDLGATRGLQVIVLTCNPSDYAALGARQVILSREATQALSSSEVPSPNGDEPTSAAAPTASDASEEDCDRLLSVLLEMGGRSGNHSLRDQLGWDDAKYIAAKDQLLAQGRIFPGKGRGGSVAIKE
- a CDS encoding DNA methyltransferase encodes the protein MPRKKKTESTKMMFRDPSGQQDFIERSYEEELDAKSCQPVECLGRKFPNDDARRDYFLGELAKKLKDPEFRRIDGFPHGEDEDILALSDPPYYTACPNPWIVDFIIEWQTQQSETPVGNHYPREPFAANVSEGKNDPIYNAHSYHTKVPHKAIMRYILHYTQPGDIVLDGFCGSGMTGVAAQMCGDVEVVRSLGYQVKPNGTILREEMDENSNKVWRPFSKLGARKAVLNDLSSAATFIASRFNDDMDAEAVSKTIAALYREIESSLGWMHSTIEGASDDELEKINEQLEACTTPKECRDLLSSENSLCARAGVSNSLIRIRKLNFIVWTDFLICNNCSAGLSSFDHTMLVGEGKALDAFNCPQCGANVSKSTAKKELSNRFDHTLSSVISQPKSEPAYVCFFQGKSKIRRRTNSYDKCLAKKTESLDFDLAVPTKLFLGKGSQWGDSWRAGYHEGITHTHHFYHKRNLLMLSAMWDRLRPKERWILTSFISRNATKLNRFIINNHNVNGRVNGPLSGTLYISSESVEQSALELLKDRRIKSSWKNSRNVISSQSGSSVSLPEGCINYVFVDPPFGGNLMYSELNFITETWLGVTTNQLEEAITNEAQKKTLIQYQALMADCFKVLYRALRAGGWITVEFSNSRASVWNSIQSTFAGCWFCSCQCRVS